The following proteins come from a genomic window of Limnohabitans sp. 103DPR2:
- a CDS encoding extracellular solute-binding protein, with translation MRKALTSLLQKPWVRSLFLGLALGALSVHSTAQSIVMSSTTSTEQSGLFSHLLPEFKKATGIDIKVVALGTGQALDMARRGDADVVFVHDLPAEEKFVAEGFGIKRFPVMYNDFVVVGPQADPANVKGNDIVAALKKISSSNAAFISRGDKSGTHAAELRFWSQASMADKKGGGYKECGCGMGPALNMGASTGAYVLTDRGTWLNFKNRADLKILVEGDAKLFNQYGVMVVNPAKHPHVKQADAQKFVDWVISSNGQAAIAAYKIGGESVFFPNANK, from the coding sequence ATGAGAAAGGCCCTCACTTCGTTGCTGCAAAAGCCATGGGTACGTTCCCTGTTTTTGGGTTTGGCCTTGGGTGCACTGAGCGTCCACAGCACAGCGCAATCGATTGTGATGTCCTCCACAACGTCCACTGAACAATCGGGCTTGTTCAGTCACCTTTTGCCCGAGTTCAAAAAAGCCACGGGCATTGACATCAAGGTGGTGGCCTTGGGCACAGGCCAGGCTTTGGACATGGCGCGCCGGGGCGATGCCGACGTGGTGTTTGTGCACGACCTGCCAGCAGAAGAAAAATTCGTTGCTGAAGGATTTGGCATCAAACGTTTTCCGGTGATGTACAACGACTTTGTGGTGGTGGGTCCGCAAGCCGATCCCGCCAATGTCAAAGGCAATGACATCGTGGCCGCTTTGAAGAAAATCTCGAGCAGCAATGCCGCCTTCATTTCGCGCGGTGACAAAAGTGGCACGCACGCTGCAGAGTTACGCTTTTGGAGCCAAGCTTCAATGGCCGATAAAAAGGGCGGTGGTTACAAAGAATGCGGTTGCGGCATGGGGCCGGCTTTGAACATGGGTGCGTCCACTGGCGCCTATGTGCTCACAGACCGCGGGACGTGGTTGAACTTCAAAAACCGCGCTGACTTGAAAATCTTGGTGGAAGGCGATGCCAAGTTGTTCAACCAATACGGTGTGATGGTGGTCAATCCCGCCAAGCACCCGCACGTGAAACAAGCCGATGCGCAAAAGTTTGTGGACTGGGTGATTTCAAGCAATGGTCAGGCAGCCATTGCAGCCTACAAAATTGGCGGTGAGTCGGTGTTTTTCCCCAACGCCAACAAGTAA
- a CDS encoding CoxG family protein — protein MDMQGQRVLHVTQAQAWDALNDPAILKSCIPGCDKFELTEPNVYNVGVAIKIGPVSAKFTGKVTLSDIQAPNAYALNFEAQGGVAGFGKGESKVSLHPHAEGCELQYTVHSTVGGKLAQLGQRLIDGAAKSLAEDFFKRFDEALQAKYPQAEGATASPEPAATPASGSVPTWIWLALAVAAGAVWTLIR, from the coding sequence ATGGACATGCAAGGACAACGCGTTTTGCACGTGACACAAGCACAAGCCTGGGATGCATTGAACGATCCCGCCATTTTGAAATCATGCATTCCCGGTTGTGACAAATTTGAATTGACCGAACCCAACGTTTACAACGTGGGCGTCGCCATCAAAATTGGCCCTGTGTCCGCCAAATTCACAGGCAAGGTCACACTGTCTGACATTCAAGCGCCTAACGCGTATGCCCTGAACTTCGAAGCACAAGGCGGCGTGGCAGGCTTTGGCAAAGGCGAGTCCAAGGTGTCTTTGCATCCCCATGCCGAAGGGTGCGAGCTGCAATACACCGTTCACTCCACAGTCGGTGGAAAGTTGGCGCAATTGGGCCAACGCCTGATTGATGGTGCGGCCAAATCCTTGGCTGAGGATTTCTTCAAACGCTTTGACGAGGCCTTGCAGGCCAAGTACCCCCAAGCAGAAGGCGCAACGGCATCGCCCGAACCCGCAGCCACACCCGCCTCTGGCAGTGTCCCCACTTGGATTTGGCTTGCACTGGCCGTAGCGGCCGGTGCTGTTTGGACCTTGATTCGCTGA
- a CDS encoding ABC transporter permease produces the protein MNTFSDSALTAFQLITSLDPALWAIAGRSLGVSAVACVIGCAIGIAVGAFLGVSRFSGRAVVLTVLNTFLALPSVVVGLVIYLLLSRTGPLGFLGWLFSFKAMVLAQVVLVVPVAAALSRQVVEDVDTAHGEQWRSLGAGHLVRCVLLAWNERFALLTVVVACFGRAISEVGAVMIVGGNIEGFTRVMTTAIALETSKGDLPLALALGMVLLAIVGCLNMLLSLFRHWQDRHQASMPTSLRGWVA, from the coding sequence ATGAATACTTTTTCAGACAGCGCCTTGACTGCGTTTCAACTCATCACCTCCTTGGATCCAGCACTTTGGGCCATTGCGGGCAGGTCGCTTGGCGTGAGTGCGGTAGCCTGCGTCATTGGCTGCGCCATCGGCATCGCTGTGGGGGCTTTTTTGGGGGTGTCGCGCTTTTCAGGCAGGGCGGTTGTCCTTACCGTGCTGAACACATTTCTGGCACTGCCATCGGTGGTGGTGGGGCTGGTCATTTACCTGTTGCTGTCGCGCACAGGCCCTTTGGGTTTTTTAGGTTGGTTGTTCAGTTTCAAAGCGATGGTGCTGGCGCAAGTCGTGCTGGTGGTGCCCGTGGCTGCAGCGCTTAGCAGGCAAGTGGTCGAAGACGTGGACACAGCGCATGGCGAGCAATGGCGGTCTTTAGGGGCCGGTCATTTGGTGCGCTGTGTGTTGTTGGCTTGGAACGAGCGCTTTGCATTGCTCACCGTGGTGGTGGCTTGTTTTGGACGCGCTATTTCAGAGGTGGGCGCGGTGATGATTGTGGGTGGCAACATCGAAGGCTTCACGCGTGTGATGACGACAGCCATTGCGCTTGAAACCAGCAAAGGTGATTTGCCATTGGCCTTGGCGCTTGGCATGGTGCTGTTGGCCATTGTGGGCTGTTTGAACATGCTGCTGTCGCTGTTCAGGCATTGGCAAGACCGCCATCAAGCGTCCATGCCCACCAGCTTGCGAGGGTGGGTGGCATGA
- a CDS encoding XdhC family protein, giving the protein MENLDIVVLRTLKAWRDAGQRAMLTTVVRTWGSSPRPVGSIMALCETGAVVGSVSGGCIEDDLIAQYSKANAITDSAPVRLKYGISADEAHRFGLPCGGTLELLLEFNPDAARLTELIDMLARGQLTQRCTDLQTGLVTLIASDAPSELHIDEHQLINTFGPEYRMLLIGAGQMTEYLATMALFNGFAVTVCDPREEYRGAWSVAGVTVKHDMPDDLVGSFKPDRRSCVIALTHDPKLDDLALLAALETDAFYIGAIGSRRNNLLRQQRMIEHFDQTEESLARLRGPIGIYIGSKTPAEIAVSIMAEVLAVKNGVPLPRDMDVAHAKNTHEGPPIDPSVPVCFTGR; this is encoded by the coding sequence ATGGAAAACTTAGACATTGTGGTTTTGCGAACCCTCAAAGCTTGGCGCGATGCTGGGCAGCGAGCCATGCTCACCACCGTGGTCAGAACTTGGGGCTCTTCACCTCGCCCTGTAGGCTCCATCATGGCCTTGTGTGAAACCGGCGCCGTGGTGGGTTCGGTATCGGGTGGTTGCATTGAAGACGATCTGATTGCGCAGTACAGCAAAGCCAACGCCATTACCGACAGTGCGCCTGTGCGCTTGAAATACGGCATCAGCGCCGATGAAGCACACCGTTTTGGATTGCCATGCGGTGGCACCCTCGAGTTGTTATTGGAGTTCAACCCCGATGCCGCCCGCTTGACGGAGTTGATCGACATGTTGGCTCGCGGTCAACTGACCCAACGATGTACGGATCTGCAGACTGGGCTAGTCACGCTGATCGCCAGCGATGCACCCAGCGAATTGCACATCGACGAACACCAGCTCATCAACACCTTTGGCCCCGAATACCGCATGCTGCTCATCGGTGCCGGTCAGATGACCGAGTACTTGGCCACCATGGCCCTCTTCAATGGCTTTGCAGTGACCGTGTGCGATCCGCGCGAAGAATATCGCGGTGCATGGTCCGTGGCTGGCGTCACAGTGAAGCACGACATGCCCGATGACTTGGTAGGCAGCTTCAAGCCCGACCGCCGAAGCTGTGTGATTGCCTTGACGCACGACCCCAAACTAGATGACTTGGCTTTGTTGGCGGCCTTGGAAACAGATGCGTTTTACATTGGCGCCATTGGCTCACGCCGCAACAACTTGCTGCGCCAGCAACGCATGATCGAGCATTTTGATCAAACGGAAGAATCCCTGGCCAGACTGCGCGGCCCCATTGGCATTTACATTGGCAGCAAAACACCCGCTGAGATTGCGGTCAGCATCATGGCCGAAGTGTTGGCCGTTAAAAATGGCGTGCCCTTGCCGCGCGACATGGATGTAGCGCATGCCAAAAACACGCACGAAGGACCGCCCATCGATCCTTCGGTACCTGTTTGCTTTACAGGCAGGTAA
- a CDS encoding energy-coupling factor ABC transporter ATP-binding protein, translating into MTSLIAIQHVSLKLGHVQALSDVSLRIDAGEHVALIGANGSGKSTLLRVLNGLHQVTEGKLQLATCRQAMLFQRPHMLRMSSWSNVALGLWLDRSLGLPWHQAKARALDALSVVGLSGVKLQNAATLSGGQQQRLALARAWAKAPELLFLDEPTASLDPPAKREIEALVQRMIAPKDKPSPMTLIFASHNLGQVKRWASRVIYIEQGRILADLPTADFFNAECLKQHSYQAYLFLQGETS; encoded by the coding sequence ATGACTTCCCTAATTGCAATTCAGCATGTGAGCCTGAAACTCGGCCATGTGCAAGCCCTTAGCGATGTGAGTTTGCGCATTGATGCGGGTGAGCATGTGGCGCTGATTGGCGCCAACGGGTCAGGCAAAAGTACGTTGCTGCGCGTTTTGAATGGCTTGCATCAAGTCACGGAGGGCAAGTTGCAATTGGCGACATGCCGTCAAGCCATGCTGTTCCAAAGACCTCACATGTTGCGCATGAGCAGTTGGAGCAATGTGGCCTTGGGCTTGTGGTTAGATCGCAGTTTGGGTTTGCCTTGGCATCAAGCCAAAGCGCGTGCGCTGGATGCTTTGTCTGTGGTGGGTTTGTCCGGTGTGAAGTTGCAAAACGCGGCCACCTTGTCGGGCGGTCAGCAGCAGCGTTTGGCCTTGGCCAGAGCTTGGGCCAAAGCGCCCGAATTGCTTTTCTTGGACGAACCGACAGCCAGCTTGGATCCACCTGCTAAACGAGAAATTGAAGCCCTGGTGCAGCGCATGATTGCGCCCAAGGACAAACCAAGTCCGATGACTTTGATTTTTGCAAGTCACAACTTGGGTCAAGTCAAGCGTTGGGCGAGTCGGGTGATTTACATCGAACAAGGCCGCATCTTGGCGGATTTGCCCACAGCAGATTTTTTCAATGCCGAGTGTTTGAAACAACACAGCTATCAAGCATATTTATTTCTTCAAGGAGAGACTTCATGA